A region from the Medicago truncatula cultivar Jemalong A17 chromosome 6, MtrunA17r5.0-ANR, whole genome shotgun sequence genome encodes:
- the LOC11422224 gene encoding zinc finger protein VAR3, chloroplastic yields MSTSKLALYRTLIFRNPRIQPLSTKLNNPFLFFKPPLHHHRHQTSFSAFSTSTAAAEEESLSSTVHPWPEWISFVDRLRAKGYLSKSADDNSVYSDINLLKDASLSFARDRYDVFKLLSSEDIQAVVEDGCPNFLRKAVNSAKRLRAHLRLDEGDVCSACNLRGSCDRAYVILKESEADARTVDIVRILLFYAIDPLVLSGGEKPPGREVIESSARKLLSQLIELSEWSPPPPPLPAYSKSTSQKDVSKVKPLSFKAAEMLSKNVEMKKGDWVCQKCNFMNFSRNRKCLNCEEDGPKSDDPRTFEMKEGDWICTECNFMNFSRNITCLECKTEGPKRVNRLDTNEVQMKKGDWTCPQCGFMNFASNVKCFKCPEPRPKKHPGDWSCPKCDFMNFASKDKCFRCQESNPNPNKYPGEWPNPNSKKYPGDWSCPKCDFYNYARNTTCLKCNAKPSKEQQTNVDEGHIWRRRN; encoded by the exons atgtcAACTTCAAAGCTCGCACTCTACAGAACCTTAATCTTCCGCAACCCTCGAATTCAACCTCTCTCCACAAAACTCAACAAtccttttctcttcttcaaaccACCACTCCACCACCACCGCCACCAAACTTCCTTCTCCGCTTTCTCCACCTCCACCGCTGCCGCGGAAGAAGAATCTCTATCTTCCACCGTTCATCCTTGGCCTGAATGGATCTCGTTCGTCGATCGATTAAGAGCTAAAGGCTATCTCTCTAAATCGGCTGATGATAACAGTGTTTACTCTGATATCAATCTCTTGAAAGATGCTTCTCTTTCCTTCGCTCGTGACCGTTACGATGTTTTCAA ATTGCTGTCATCAGAAGATATTCAAGCAGTTGTCGAGGATGGATGTCCTAATTTTCTCCGTAAAGCTGTTAATTCGGCTAAAAGGCTGAGAGCTCATCTGCGATTAGATGAAGGGGAT GTTTGTAGTGCTTGCAATCTGCGAGGCTCTTGTGATAGAGCTTATGTGATTCTAAAGGAATCTGAGGCTGATGCTCGAACTGTGGATATAGTGCGGATACTTTTGTTCTATGCAATAGATCCACTTGTTCTTTCCGGAGGTGAGAAACCACCGGGCCGAGAAGTTATCGAATCATCTGCGAGAAAACTTCTATCTCAGCTGATTGAGTTGAGCGAGTGGtcccctcctcctcctcctcttcctgCTTATTCAAAGTCCACTTCACAGAAAGATGTGTCAAAAGTCAAACCTCTAAGTTTTAAGGCGGCGGAAATGTTGTCTAAAAATGTTGAGATGAAGAAAGGTGACTGGGTGTGTCAAAA ATGCAATTTTATGAACTTCTCTAGGAATAGGAAATGCTTAAATTGTGAGGAAGATGGGCCAAAGAGTGATGACCCTCGTACTTTTGAAATGAAGGAAGGAGACTGGATCTGCACTGA ATGCAACTTTATGAATTTTTCCAGAAACATAACGTGTCTAGAATGCAAAACAGAGGGGCCCAAGAGGGTCAATAGACTCGATACAAATGAGGTTCAAATGAAAAAGGGAGACTGGACATGCCCCCA GTGTGGGTTCATGAACTTTGCTAGTAATGTCAAGTGTTTCAAGTGTCCTGAGCCAAGGCCCAAGAAACATCCGGGTGATTGGAGCTGTCCTAA GTGTGATTTCATGAACTTTGCGAGCAAAGACAAGTGTTTTCGTTGTCAAGAGTCAAACCCAAATCCCAATAAATATCCAGGAGAGTGGCCAAACCCAAATTCCAAGAAATATCCTGGTGATTGGAGTTGTCCAAA ATGTGATTTCTACAATTATGCAAGAAATACAACTTGCTTGAAGTGCAATGCTAAACCCAGTAAAGAACAACAAACAAATGTGGATGAAGGGCATATATGGAGGAGACGaaactga